The genomic interval GATTGGTCGCGATGAGGTGTAGTGGGCGTGGTTTATTATCCGTTGCCATGGCGACACTTCCGGTGCGGCCAACCGGAAGTGGCGGCGCTACCGGGAGGCGCCGCCGGTAccgggggaaggggggggggaggggaggggaaaggggtcGGAtcgggatttttggggtgggggagggggggaattttgggttttgggggagctcgggatttggggggggggggggaaccccaaaaatccgGGGGGGGCCGCGGGCGGCGCCATTTGCGGCCTTGTTTTGGCGGGGGGAGGGAACCCCgcgattccccccccccccccccccccccccccaaaaaggtTCTGAGGGAAAATTTTGGCGCCTTTTTGGCGTgaggggagtggggggggggcgggggaacgagggggaaatttgggggttttttgagggttttgggGGACGAGGGGgaaattttgggttttctttgagggttttggggtattttttttgttggcgGGGTATTAAGGTTTTTATTTGGGGTTGgttgagtttttttgtttggggttttttggtggattttttgggatttttttaagggGGGGTTTGTGAGGATTTTTTGagggggtttgggtttttgtgagggattttgggaaaagttttgagggttttttttttgtttttttttaaggttattTTGGGGGGGAGCTTGGGGttatgctgggtttttttgggggctttttagttttttttttttagggggtgGTTGAGggtttttatttggattttttggggtttttttgaggggttttggggtttttttttattttctcgTGGGGGCTGTTCGAGTTTTTCTGAGGGAAGTTTTGAAggggtatttttttatttgttttaagggattttgcggtgttttttttttttgctttttaggttttttttggggggcggTTGAGGGTTTTAACGTgttttgtgttgggtttttttttgggaggaattttggggatttttgggggagtCTTTGGTGtcttttgtggatttttttttttttgtttatttttttttgttttgttttgttttgttttggttttttttcttttcagggctTCTCTGATCCCTTCAGatctccccaaaattcctctcccgagggttggggaaaaaaaaaaaaaaaaagaaaagaaaagagaaaattaaaattttaatcttttcctaaaattttatttatttgtttatttatttattttttgttttaggaTCTCGCTggaccctcccctccccccccctcccctcaaaGGCTGGAGACCCCCTCGAGGAGctgaaaattcccaaatttccccaaaattccccaaaaaaacggaggggaggggggaaccCCAGCgacccccctccccccggaGCCAGCACCAGGTAAATTCCCCaattttaccccaaaaattcaccaaaaaaagtcaattttgggcacgattttttttttggggggggaggagggggagagggcTGTTTGATCTCGccccaaatttgggatttttattttcttttaaatcttgaATTAAAGTTTTCCTGTTTTATccaatgggattttttaggttaaaaatctgaatttttggGGAGTTTGGGAGGAAGGCAAAGAGGTGAAAAATgcgacaaaaaaaaaaaaaatcaggaattttgggggtttttaaacccagattttttttttttattattattattattttgtttttgggagggaaatttaaattttggcCCTAaattgtggaattttttttgggggggggggatttaATGGGATTTGATCAATTGGCCGCTGCCCAGAGGGGCAgggaaaaattcccatttttgctCACTCAGCACCTCCAGCTGCAACCACAACAAAACTCCCGAATTTGGGGCCAAAAATTCCACGGTTTTggacccaaaaaaaaaaaaaaaaaaaaaccaaaacaaaaaaaaaaaaaaaaaaaaaaaaacctcccgAATTTCAACCGAAATTTCTGACAaaaacctccccccccccccccccccccctccggaGATTtgaggtttaaaaaaattcgggattttttttttttttttttttttttgggacaaCTCCCAAGATTTCGGATCGaaactttgggattttttttttttttttttttttttttttttttttttttttttttttggaggtaAAACTCCCAAACCCGTCAGAAAAATCCCGATTTTTTTGGGgccaaatcccaggattttggAGCCAACCCCTTCAGGTAATTCCCTCCCCCTCCCGatttttccctcaaaattcactttttttcctttcccccccccccccccttttccagctgtttttcccccgtttttctgcgaattttgggggttttttttatattttttttttttaattccctttttccttccttttcccactggattccctttccccccccccccacccctcagAATTCCATTTTTGGGGATAAAATCTCgcttttcagggtttttttttttttttttttatttctttttgctccTCAATTCCCTTTTTCCGCTGACGTGGCCCCGGGCAGAGTTTAACCCTTGAGCTCCCAGGCTCCAGCAATCCCcgggcagatttttttttcctttttttctcccattttttatccacttttccaattttttttaaccctttcttcccctccttttttcccacctctccttttttttttttttttttttttttcgttttttctggtattttatTTGGAGCGatcctgaatttttttgtttcctttttattttttattttttagtattccttgttttttttttttcttaatttattttcccttaatTCCACTCatttcccctccccttttttcccttttttccctttttttttctccttcccacccccctttttcctttattctcaTAGTTCTCATTTTTTCAATTCccccctttcttctcctttatttcccccttttttctccttttccccccattttttcctttttccccctcatttttcctctttcttttcctcttttttctcctttttttccgcttttgtttcctcttttccttctcttcttttttctccttcccccccccatttttttctcctttttccctcttttttttcctcttttttccccccttttccccctcctcaaaccccaaaattcctccaatATTTCAACATCAATCCCAACATTCCCATGACtttcatcccatttttttcccccttctttggaGTGAAAAACCCTGAGttaaaatttaactttttaatctttaacctgagttaaaatttaaaatttaacagGATCGGACTCTGCCCTCGAGATTCGggatttgctttttattttcctgtttttttttttaaaaaagggaatttggatttaaaattagatttaaaatttatttttcgTGACATTTTAAGGAATTTGTAAGGATCCTTTTGCCCCCAGtgagatttgggatttttcccattCCTTCACTTTTTTGAACTCAACTTTGGGACATTTTTAAGGCGATTTTAGGGAATTTTctttcagggttttttaaattttctttttatttttttcccccaacttcttttccagtttttaaattctttttgttttttttttttggggggggggtgaattttagtttgggttttttttttttttttttggggggttaaTTTAATCCCTAACTCACAAAGtttcatttcctcttttttttgctgctttgggGTTTCCATTTTCCGGGGCGGATTTTGGGGGCAAAAAAGGGAGTTTTGGGCTCTGAAATTTTTGAATTGgagctttttggttttttttggcgTCCATAATTTGGGAATTGTGATTTTCTTGCACCCCTAGTTTAGAAATTTTGATTTCTGCACACCTGAAACTCgggaatttttatttgtttcatacctgaaatttggatttttttgacTTTCTTGTGCCTGAAATTTGAAAACTTTTACTTCTTTATGTCTGAAATTTAGAAATTTTGACTTTCTCGTGCCTGAAATTTGTAAATTTTGACTTCTTTACGTCTGAAATTTCTTAactttgacctttttttttttttgcccctgaAATCTGGAAAATCTGATTCTTTTTAATCCCCAGAATTTCTAAATTTCGCCTTTTCCATCCCCGAAATTTGGAAATCTTTGCTCTTTTACGCCCGAAATTTAGAAACCGCTCCTTCCCCGCGTCTGAAACTTGAAaaacttcacttttttcctgCCCTTAATTCACAAACTTTTACTTTTCCACACCCGAAATTTCACCCTAAAACTCAAAACCTTCAACGTCCCCACACGCCCCCTCCCCCGCCCCGCTCCAACCCCgccccttttatttttccccaaatcccacgTTTCTAACCCCAAaccccgttttttttttttttttatttcatttccacgtcctccccccagccccatgtGAAGGATGCTGAAGAAAACCACCCTGGCTCTCGGAGGAGCCGCGCTCTTCCTCGCTTGGAacgggctcctcctcctcttcctctggaCCCGCCCCTCGCTCACCCcgaacccccaaaacccccaaaattcccaaaaactCCTCCCGGCCCAACTCCTCCAGCTGGCGCAGGACGCCGAATCCCAGCTCCGCCTCCAACGCGACCTCCTCCTCCAAATCCAACTCCTCAACCAAATGCGCCGCCAAAAAACCCCGAAACCGCCCCAAAACCAACCCGAAGAGCTCCCGGTGATCCCGGTGTTGGTTTTGGCGTGCGACCGCAGCTCGGTGAGGCGGTGCTTGGATAAAATCTTACGTTACCGACCCAACGCCCGGAAATTCCCGGTCATCGTCTCTCAGGACTGCGGCCACGCCGAAACCGCCGCGGTCATCGCGTCCTACGGCCAAACCGTGGCTCACATTCGCCAGCCGGACCTGAGCGACATCCCGGTGCCGCCGGAACACCGGAAATTCCAAGGTTACTACAAAATCTCCCGCCACTACCGCTGGGCGTTAGGCCAGGTGTTCCGTACTTTCCGCTACCCGCGCCGCCATCGTGGTGGAGGACGACTTGGAGGTGGCGCCGGATTTCTTCGAGTATTTCCAAGCGGTTCTGCCGCTGCTGCAGAAGGATCCGAGCCTTTGGTGCGCCTCGGCGTGGAACGACAACGGCAAGGAAGGGTTGGTGGATTCGGGCCGCGCCGAACTTTTGTACCGCACCGATTTTTTCCCCGGTTTGGGTTGGTTGCTGTTGGCGGAACTGTGGGACGAGCTCGAGCCGAAATGGCCGCCGGCTTTTTGGGACGATTGGATGAGGCAACCTGAACAACGGCGCGGCCGTTCTTGCGTCCGGCCAGAGGTGTCCAGGACGATGACCTTCGGCCGTAAAGGCGTGAGCCACGGGCAGTTTTTTGACCAATACCTGAAATTCATCAAACTCAACGACCGCTTCGTGCCTTTCACCCAGCTGGACCTTTCTTACCTCAAAAAAGACGAGTACGAACGTTTCTTCCTCCAGCAAGTTTATTCCGCCCCCGAAATCAAACTCGAGGAGCTCCAAAAGGAGGcggggaaggatttgggggcGGTCAGGCTCCAATATCGGGGCAGGGATTCCTACAAAGCTTTGGCCAAAGCTTTGGGGTTGATGGACGACCTCAAATCCGGCGTTCCCCGAGCCGGTTACCGCGGCATCGTCAGCTTCGTGTGCCGGGGACGCCGCGTCTTCCTGGCCCCTCCTTCGGACTGGACGGGTTATGACCCTTCCTGGAGCTGaaatttggatttcttttttttttttttttcttgggagGGGACGATTTCCCcatatttttttgggggggggtggaggTTTGGGGTCAATTcggagttggggttttttgaagaataaaaggtgagaaaatgggggggggaaTTCTCTCTCCCCCCCGAATTCCATCACTGCCACTTCTGTTGGGAGTTTCATCTTTAAATTTGagccttttaaaaatcccttttgagcctaaatttgtttttgtttgtttttcttttttttttcttgaggggAGGGCGGCGGATTTGGCGCTTGCGGGGGTCAAAGCGGCTCGAACGGGGCAGGGATTTTTCCAgaataaaaggtaaaaaatggAGGATTCTCCTCACAGTTCCACGTTTTGTCTCGCTGCTGCGTCCCATCTGAATTTTACTCCAAGAATTCAGGAGTTCAGAAAATCCCTTTTGGgcttaaattttgtttttattgaggGGCGGGATCTGGTGAAGGCCGAACACCTCCTAAGGCATCAACAGTGGGATTTGAGTGGTCGGTGACATCCCCAAGTACCCAAACCTCATTAAATCGGCTCCGATCCAGGTGGGAAtgcccagagcctgctccagGGGCAGGAGTTTCCCGAGGAATctctggaattctgggaatccCCTCACAGAATCCCCTCAGGAGCAGGCCGGGAGGTTCTGCAGGGGCTTCCCAGGCACTCTCTCAGGCACCCCCCATGTCCTGCCAGCGCTGCAGGGGGTTCCCTGCTCCATGTTGGACTCACCCTCAGCGGTTCCTGCCCAGCCCAGaacattttgggacattttaGAACATTCCAGGCCCGTCCCTCCCTGTTCGGCCATTTTGGGTGCTTCGTGCCCCTCACAACCGCTTTATatccccagggcagagcccgcCCCTCACTTCCATTGGCTGGTTTTTCCCGCCCAAACCCCATCACTCGTTCTGATTGGCCGGTCCCCCTGTCACTCTTCATTCTCGCGCTCTGATTGGCCAGCGCGGCGCCGAGGGCGATTCCCTCCTCATGCCCACGGCGCCATGTTTGCCCCCAGGCCCGGCCTGGCCCCGATGGCGGCACGGAGTTCTTGCAGGTTTTGTCTCcgtttttcttttatttctttggagttAAACGCTTGtggggtgtccccagtgtcctccCCCCTCGTCCCCTGCTGCCCCTCGCACGTTGCATCCCGGCTGGGAGGgatgaaggaagaggaggaggaggaggaaggagaaggatgaagaaggggaggaaaagagcaggatgaggatgaagaaggaggaggaaggagagggatggggatgaAGGTGGCAAAGAGGAGGAAtgggaggagaagaggaggatggggatgaagagcaggatgaggatgaagatggagagtgggaggaggaagaggaggatggagAACCGGAGGAGAAGAGCAGGGTGAGGAAGAGGGGGAGAAGAACAGGATGGAGATgaaaaggggaggaagaggagcaggagagggggaTGAGGATGAAGATGGAGAACGGGAGGAGAAGGAtggggatgaggaagaggaggaagaagagagcGGGATGAGAATGaagaggagggtgaggagggcAGGATGATGCTGAAGAggagggtgaggatgaggagagcaGGACGATgctgaagaggaggatgaggaggatgaggagagcaGGACGATGCTGATGATGAGGGTGAGGAGAGCAGGATGATgctgaagaggaggatgaggagagcaGGACGATGCtgaagaggatgaggatgaggaggatgaggagagcaGGACGATGCtgaagaggatgaggatgaggaggatgaggggaGCAGAACGATgctgaagaggaggatgaggaggatgaggagagcaGGACGATGCTGATGATGAgggtgaggaggatgaggagagcaGGACGATGCTGAAGAGGATGATGAGGAGAGCAGGACGATGCTGATGATGAGGGTGAGGAGGATGAGGGGAGCAGGACGATGCtgaagaggaggctgaggatgaagcagagaaagcagagagcGCGATGAGGAAGAAGACGCAGAGcgagaggaaggaaaagcagcagcagaggaagaggaggaggaggaaggggctgGAACTTCCTGGGTCAGCGGCCTCGCCTCCATCCGGTGCCCGGGCGGAGCCTCCCGGAGCGGCCGGGGGGGATCCCCGGGACCCCCGAAGATCGGCGGGAgcgggggtgggggaggggagccCTCGGCAGGGGTCCCggtgcccctcccccaccatGCAGGAGAGCTACGAGTCCCTGATGCTGGGTgagccggggggggggggcggggggagctTCATTCAGATAATGAATCCCTGGAGCGAGCTTTATTGAAATAACCCATCCCCGAAACcatcttcattaaaataatccaTCGAGAAAATATTCGTTAAAATAACCCATCCCCGAAAtcatcttcattaaaataatccaTCGAGAAAATAGATATTGGTTAAAATAATCCATCCCCCAAAtcatcttcattaaaataattcatggATAAAATAGATATTCGTTAAAATAATCCATGGATAAAATATATATTCGTTAAAATAATCCATCCCCGAAAtcatcttcattaaaataatccaTCGAGAAAATATTCGTTAAAATAATCCATCCCCGAAAtcatcttcattaaaataatccaTCGAGAAAATATTCGTTAAAATAATCCATCCCCGAAAtcatcttcattaaaataatccaTCGAGAAAATAGATATTGGTTAAAATAATCCATCCCCCAAAtcatcttcattaaaataattcatggataaaatatatattcattaaaataatccatccctgaaaTATATCTTTATTGAAATAATCCATCCCCGAAAtcatcttcattaaaataattcatcGATAAAATAGATATTCGTTAAAATAATCCATCCCCGAAAtcatcttcattaaaataattaatcgATAAAATAGATATTCGTTAAAATAATCCATCCCCGAAAtcatcttcattaaaataatccatggataaaatatatattcattaaaataatccaTCCCCGAAATATATCTTTATTGAAATAATCCATCCCCGAAAtcatcttcattaaaataatctatCGATAAAATAGATATTCGTTAAAATAATCCATcgagaaaatatatattaattaaaataattcctcgataaaatacatatttattaaaataattcaccaataaaatatatattcattaaaataattcaataaaatatatattcattaaaataattcattccCAGAATCATCTGCATGGAAATAATTCAtctgtaaaatatatatttattaaattaattaatcaataaaatatatattcattaaaataaatcatcgataaaatatatatttattaaaataattcattgataaaatatatatttgttaaAATAACCCATCCCTGAAATCATCTGCACGAGAATAATCCGTCCCCTAAAAtaatcttcattaaaataatccatccctaaaataattttcattaaaataatttatcccTAATAttatcttcattaaaataatccaTCCCTAAAATatatcttcattaaaataattcatctCTAAAATatatcttcattaaaataattcatctCTAAAATatatcttcattaaaataatttatccctaaaatatatatttattaatttatccctaaaattaattcagataaTTCATCCCCGAAATCgtcttcattaaaataatttatccctaaaattatctttattaaAGTAATTCAACCCTAAAATcagtttcatttaaataattaatcctcaaaattatctttgttaaaataattaatttctgaattatCTTCATTaaaagaatccatccctggaattatCCTCCATAAAATCATCCAcgccaaaatttgggattttttaggacagattcccccattcccaaatttctgattttccccatttttttatattttcccccatttttccccattcccaaatctctgatttctctcctttattcccattttccccccatttttccccattcccaaatctctgatttttctcctttattccccattcccaaatctctgatttttctcctttattcccattttccccccccatttccccattcccaaatctctgatttttctcctttattcccattttttcccccacatttccccattcccaaatctctgatttttctcctttattcccatttttccccccatttccccattcccaaatctctgatttttctcctttattcccattttccccccacatttccccattcccaaatctctgatttttctcctttattcccatttttccccacatttccccattcccaaatctctgatttttctcctttattcccatttttcccccagatttccccattcccaaatctctgatttctctcctttattcccatttttccccccatttccccattcccaaatctctgatttttctcctttattcccatttttcccccccatttccccattcccaaatctctgatttctctcctttattcccatttttcccccccatttccccattcccaaatctctgatttctctcctttattcccatttttccccccagatttccccattcccaaatctctgatttttctcctttattcccattttcccccacatttccccattcccaaatctctgatttttctcctttattcccatttttccccccacatttccccattcccaaatttctgatttttctcctttattcccattttttcccccacatttccccattcccaaatctctgatttctctcctttattccctttttttccccccatttccccattcccaaatctctgatttctctcctttattcccatttttcccccatttttccccattcccaaatctctgatttttctcctttattcccattttttccccccatttttccccattcccaaatctctgatttttctcctttattcccatttcccccagatttccccattcccaaatctctgatttttctcctttattcccatttttcccccacatttccccattcccaaatctctgatttttctcctttattcccatttttcccccagatttcaccattcccaaatctctgatttttctcctttattcccatttttcccccagatttccccattcccaaatctctgatttttctcctttattcccatttttcccccacatttccccattcccaaatctctgatttttctcctttattcccattttttcccccacatttccccattcccaaatctctgatttttctcctttattcccatttttcccccccatttccccattcccaaatctctgatttttctcctttattcccatttttcccccatttccccattcccaaatctctgatttctctcctttattcccattttcccccacatttccccattcccaaatctctgatttctctcctttattcccattttttccccacatttccccattcccaaatctctgatttctctcctttattcccattttccccccatttttccccactcccaaatctctgatttttctcctttattcccattttccccatttttccccattcccaaatctctgatttttctcctttattcccattttttcccccacatttccccattcccaaatctctgatttttctcctttattcccattttccccatttttccccattcccaaatctctgatttttctcctttattcccattttttcccccacatttcCCCACTcccaaatctctgatttttctcctttattcccattttccccatttttccccattcccaaatctctgatttttctcctttattcccatttttccccccatttccccattcccaaatctctgatttttctcctttattcccatttttccccccatttccccattcccaaatctctgatttttctcctttattcccatttttccccccacatttccccattcccaaatctctgatttttctcctttattcccattttttcccccacatttccccattcccaaatctctgatttttctcctttattcccatttcccccagatttccccattcccaaatctctgatttttctcctttattcccatttttcccccacatttccccattcccaaatctctgatttttctcctttattcccattttcccccacatttccccattcccaaatctctgatttttctcctttattcccattttttcccccacatttccccattcccaaatctctgatttttctcctttattcccattttttccccccatttccccattcccaaatctctgatttttctcccttattcccatttttcccccagatttccccattcccaaatctctgatttttctcctttattcccatttttccccccatttccccattcccaaatctctgatttttctcctttattcccatttttccccccacat from Cinclus cinclus chromosome 35, bCinCin1.1, whole genome shotgun sequence carries:
- the MGAT1 gene encoding LOW QUALITY PROTEIN: alpha-1,3-mannosyl-glycoprotein 2-beta-N-acetylglucosaminyltransferase (The sequence of the model RefSeq protein was modified relative to this genomic sequence to represent the inferred CDS: deleted 1 base in 1 codon), with product MLKKTTLALGGAALFLAWNGLLLLFLWTRPSLTPNPQNPQNSQKLLPAQLLQLAQDAESQLRLQRDLLLQIQLLNQMRRQKTPKPPQNQPEELPVIPVLVLACDRSSVRRCLDKILRYRPNARKFPVIVSQDCGHAETAAVIASYGQTVAHIRQPDLSDIPVPPEHRKFQGYYKISRHYRWALGQVFRTFRYPAAIVVEDDLEVAPDFFEYFQAVLPLLQKDPSLWCASAWNDNGKEGLVDSGRAELLYRTDFFPGLGWLLLAELWDELEPKWPPAFWDDWMRQPEQRRGRSCVRPEVSRTMTFGRKGVSHGQFFDQYLKFIKLNDRFVPFTQLDLSYLKKDEYERFFLQQVYSAPEIKLEELQKEAGKDLGAVRLQYRGRDSYKALAKALGLMDDLKSGVPRAGYRGIVSFVCRGRRVFLAPPSDWTGYDPSWS